The Saprospiraceae bacterium genome includes a window with the following:
- a CDS encoding NAD-dependent epimerase/dehydratase family protein has protein sequence MKKVGIIGGSGFIGSYNTQKFLNEGYKVKVSTTDLSKKEKYEHLLSLKNAENLEIAQLDVENKKELIDFLKDCEIVIHGGTPFQLDVQDLQKDLFDPTIKGTENFLEAVLKTPAIEKVVFIASVAAYNTNFPFLPEGKTEGDQITENDEPFMSEEGIPYAQAKFIANQTVDKFIADHPNLSFEITSVSPVGVMGKSLSNRQDSTSTGIQFLFKNKIAPNPFIQMIYDVDVLWALVDVEDVAEAIFKAATTKNIHSKNYLLSGESYRVSDVTLMLNNQPPLGKPVIVYSSDLATKDLGIEFKPVNIPLNNYSS, from the coding sequence ATGAAAAAAGTAGGTATCATCGGAGGTTCGGGCTTTATTGGAAGCTATAACACCCAAAAGTTTTTAAATGAAGGATATAAGGTAAAAGTATCTACTACAGACCTTTCCAAAAAAGAAAAGTATGAACATCTGCTTAGCCTCAAAAATGCTGAGAATCTTGAAATTGCTCAATTGGACGTTGAAAACAAAAAGGAGCTCATTGATTTTTTGAAAGACTGTGAAATTGTCATTCATGGAGGAACCCCTTTCCAATTGGATGTACAAGACCTTCAAAAAGATCTGTTTGACCCGACAATCAAAGGAACAGAAAACTTTCTCGAAGCAGTTCTGAAGACACCTGCAATTGAGAAAGTCGTATTTATTGCATCAGTCGCTGCTTACAACACAAACTTCCCGTTTTTACCCGAAGGAAAAACGGAAGGTGACCAAATCACTGAAAATGATGAGCCTTTTATGAGCGAAGAAGGTATTCCTTATGCCCAGGCAAAGTTTATCGCCAATCAGACCGTCGATAAATTCATTGCAGACCACCCCAATTTAAGTTTTGAAATTACATCAGTTTCGCCGGTAGGTGTGATGGGGAAATCTTTATCAAACAGACAAGATTCCACCTCGACAGGAATACAATTTCTGTTTAAAAATAAAATTGCCCCAAATCCATTTATACAAATGATCTATGATGTGGATGTATTATGGGCATTGGTAGATGTTGAAGATGTTGCCGAAGCGATTTTTAAAGCTGCTACAACCAAAAACATACATAGTAAAAACTATCTCTTATCTGGTGAAAGTTACAGGGTATCGGATGTGACATTAATGCTCAACAATCAACCTCCACTTGGCAAGCCTGTGATTGTTTATAGTTCAGATTTAGCAACCAAAGACTTGGGAATTGAGTTTAAACCTGTGAACATCCCTTTAAATAACTATTCTTCCTGA